CATTGGTACGCCAGGCCGTCTGGCACACCACCTGGAATTGCAAACCTTTGATGAGTCACACATCAGGATGCTTGTGCTTGATGAGTTTGATAAATCGCTCGAGCTGGGCTTTCAAGACGATATGGCATATATTATCGGTATGTTGAAATCACTCCGCCAGCGCATATTGACATCTGCCACTGCCATGGAGGTACTCCCTTCATTTACCGGTATTCGAACCCCGCTAACTATCGATTTCTTGAAGGACGCATCGAGTACACCTCATTTCGCTTTTTATGAATTACGTTCTTCTTTGACCGGTAAAGCGGAAACCTTGCTCAAGCTTCTCTGCAAAGTCGGTAGTGAGCGTTCGCTTGTATTTTGCAATCAACGGGAAACCACTGAGCAACTGAGTTTAGCACTAGGCAGCCACCGGGTTGTTCACGATATCTATCATGGCGGTATGGATCAGGACGACCGTGAGCGGGCTTTGATGAAATTCAGAAACGGGAGTGTAACGGTGCTTCTAACTACCGACCTTGCTGCAAGAGGATTGGACATCGCTGAGGTGCACAACATTATTCACTATCAGATGCCCACTACCAGGGAAGCTTTTGTGCATCGCAACGGACGAACTGCGCGGATGAATGCGGCGGGCAGTGTGTTTCTTCTTCTTGCTGATGGTGAGTCCATTTCGTATGAATTGAGCGCGGAGATAACGAACGTAACGTTGCCTGATGAATTTTGCCTGCCCGCGGAGCCTATGTGGAAGACACTGTACTTTTCGGCTGGCAAGAAAGACAAGATAAATAAGATCGACATTGCAGGGCTTCTCCTAAAAAAGGGCGGTTTAAAAAAAGAAGACCTTGGCCTTATCGTGGTAAAAGAACATCAAGCCTTTGCTGCTGTTAAGGGAACCTGCGCTGAAGGATTATTAAAATCGCTCGCAGGTCAGCGAATAAAGAACAAAAAGATAAAAATAGCGTTAGCTTTGTAACATGAGTAATAATGATATTATGAAAAAGCTGCGCGTAGCGCTTGAGTTGACAAACGATGATATCATTAAGATTATGTCGTTGGTTAATTTTAAAATTACGCGGAGCGAGCTGGGAGATATCTTCCGGAGAGACGATCATCCTAATTTTAAAAAATGCGGCGACCAGATCCTGCGTAATTTTCTGAATGGACTTGTGATATATAAACGTGGACCCAGGGAAAAGCCAGCGTCAGAAAATGCTGTCTAGTAGCCTGCTAACAAAGCTAATCTTTCTTGGTGACGAGACGTATTTGTCAAATAAATTTTGCTAAAACGGTTTAAATTATTTTATTTGAAAAGGAAAGTGTACTTCACAACCAACCAAACGCAAACTAAATGAATATAAAACCATC
This region of Pedobacter faecalis genomic DNA includes:
- a CDS encoding DEAD/DEAH box helicase, yielding MLQVNLEEVLGRLQIAALNEMQEKAIEVVSKGGDVVLLAPTGSGKTLAFLLPVLMGLDANAKGVQCLIVSPSRELSLQIEQVWRQMGTGYKIVSCYGGHDFKTERNALFQAPAVLIGTPGRLAHHLELQTFDESHIRMLVLDEFDKSLELGFQDDMAYIIGMLKSLRQRILTSATAMEVLPSFTGIRTPLTIDFLKDASSTPHFAFYELRSSLTGKAETLLKLLCKVGSERSLVFCNQRETTEQLSLALGSHRVVHDIYHGGMDQDDRERALMKFRNGSVTVLLTTDLAARGLDIAEVHNIIHYQMPTTREAFVHRNGRTARMNAAGSVFLLLADGESISYELSAEITNVTLPDEFCLPAEPMWKTLYFSAGKKDKINKIDIAGLLLKKGGLKKEDLGLIVVKEHQAFAAVKGTCAEGLLKSLAGQRIKNKKIKIALAL
- a CDS encoding DUF1456 family protein, with the translated sequence MSNNDIMKKLRVALELTNDDIIKIMSLVNFKITRSELGDIFRRDDHPNFKKCGDQILRNFLNGLVIYKRGPREKPASENAV